A DNA window from Cydia pomonella isolate Wapato2018A chromosome 18, ilCydPomo1, whole genome shotgun sequence contains the following coding sequences:
- the LOC133527742 gene encoding lipoma-preferred partner homolog codes for MSRLDNIDALEKQLADLQMTNKEFSSISKGKKIPPVVPPKKKAQPQVPRSAIVSTLREPSFSTKISPVLNNNTAIQNQSLTNVHLTAADYANVSHSNVPGVSFSHNTPKTYNTTYSNLPPYRNNNDSLPPPPPPPPLHIPASKSYDNNQGEEYLPPPSPVSSNYSELVRATANLNYNQERQNYPPIYQNEFAEYGASQGSTYEYAIYEPINPRPQSSLSGQNTFHNYRNNVTTPGKSPLPKEEEVDALTNMLVQSISDSQDLDVFGICVKCDGKVVGESSGCTAMGNMYHVQCFSCYRCNTNLQGKPFYAVEGHPFCETDYYETLEKCSVCTKPILDRILRATGKPYHPTCFTCVVCGKSLDGIPFTVDAMNQIHCIDDFHKKFAPRCCVCELPIMPEEGQEETVRVVALDRSFHVRCYRCEDCGLLLSSEAEGRGCYPLDDHILCKNCNAHRIRMLTVPVMTTDL; via the coding sequence ATGTCACGCCTTGATAACATTGATGCACTTGAAAAACAATTAGCTGACTTGCAAATGACGAATAAGGAATTCAGTTCTATTAGTAAGGGCAAAAAAATCCCACCAGTTGTGCCGCCAAAAAAGAAAGCTCAACCACAAGTCCCTCGTAGTGCTATCGTCAGCACCCTACGTGAGCCATCATTTTCTACGAAAATATCACCGGTACTGAACAACAATACTGCTATTCAAAATCAAAGTCTCACCAATGTGCATTTGACAGCAGCCGATTATGCTAATGTAAGCCATTCGAATGTGCCCGGTGTTTCCTTCAGTCATAATACGCCGAAAACATATAACACGACATATAGTAATCTGCcaccttaccgaaataataatgACAGTCTACCACCGCCGCCACCTCCACCACCATTACACATTCCAGCATCCAAATCGTATGACAACAATCAAGGTGAAGAATACTTGCCTCCTCCCTCTCCAGTCAGCTCAAACTACAGTGAATTAGTTCGGGCTACAGCAAATTTGAATTATAATCAGGAAAGGCAAAACTATCCGCCTATTTACCAAAATGAATTTGCTGAATATGGTGCGTCACAAGGATCAACTTATGAGTACGCCATATATGAACCTATAAATCCGCGTCCGCAGAGCAGTCTCTCGGGACAGAACACGTTCCATAACTATCGAAATAATGTAACAACTCCTGGAAAATCTCCGCTTCCTAAAGAAGAGGAAGTAGACGCTCTAACAAACATGTTAGTGCAGTCTATATCCGACAGCCAGGATTTGGATGTTTTTGGTATATGCGTAAAATGCGACGGTAAAGTAGTCGGTGAGAGTTCAGGATGCACAGCAATGGGTAATATGTATCATGTTCAGTGTTTTAGTTGCTACCGTTGTAATACAAATCTGCAAGGAAAACCTTTTTATGCCGTTGAAGGCCACCCTTTCTGCGAAACAGATTATTATGAAACTCTGGAAAAATGTTCCGTGTGTACTAAACCAATCCTAGACAGGATTTTAAGGGCAACAGGCAAGCCGTATCACCCCACTTGCTTTACATGCGTTGTATGTGGGAAAAGTCTTGATGGCATTCCATTTACTGTTGACGCAATGAACCAAATTCATTGCATTGatgattttcataaaaaatttgCCCCACGGTGTTGTGTATGCGAACTACCAATAATGCCCGAAGAAGGTCAAGAGGAAACTGTGCGTGTTGTTGCACTTGATCGCAGTTTTCATGTTCGATGCTACCGGTGTGAAGATTGTGGGCTCTTACTGTCTTCAGAGGCCGAAGGACGTGGGTGCTATCCACTTGACGATCATATTCTTTGTAAAAATTGCAATGCTCACCGTATACGCATGCTTACGGTTCCAGTTATGACGACCGACCTGTAA
- the LOC133527740 gene encoding uncharacterized protein LOC133527740, with amino-acid sequence MAEVCRLGSYNLQRKTINDHEENVCLLNVLCVFISLVTILADLTTDVLVFIEYCKSGYPYWALTTSIFIVAPNIMINVFSLRWFVIDQKSQIRHWITHGFLVGLLERYIIFMHKVLECKNVESIKALKLFTQINDLILLHFLYVFIGTIPQIILQVYGIVTLNENYHTKAFALCASIASVVWGCANYIYGLSWFGSEKFQWNAFLLKLVWHFGMLISRIAGIILFTIIFGIWTLVPLGLHWSAMTFWIVTQKTTFCPNKLEETFYNVIMGLVYCFCYINLREGHTRYRLMMFYTLMVTQNFGSLFLYVISDLERQKKPWSIATSTCVIVGTIIGMCAMIFYYRYYHSKGPIPWKNDSNDIELNNKVPTATENKRNNNKSLNYVRSFKSTQKIKVTEETSERKNCAQVQPSDIDSADKKFLLDHWIARSGTPTFTSAPVGDNSIDVSSIEFHTVENTPQTVSKEDKNLYERGRMKTLVKKGKGAQVLDLTELTSKISAFENIESSIDIITASNLNLQKRRGICSSDELRDDLTNENLDVCEMVNGDFIKTSKPQHGSEFSHDTDGSNKKTSSDSIDMDLDLSFSDINSSDINTFNENIVQKLCLSALRNIKVGNQDADIENIQRIALDILKEMYTRKGKNNKVMSCESFPSKQRDLDTPTEILSVHDYENICAVNIAREAWGLRSWNGYSDIENWLHDGSVFRDRRRDTLTSGSSEISSCISQDLKTAILAAPPFPKKAPTYSNVFVKFDPCNQEEYVDSILCQTNDDTFLAKPCMVDTGKDYLEPILEELDDLGDLDPSSKKRLNSESSLVATIDEIRKATIANSPRNLYHNRKDLHWYSPEEDDSCKMECNLKKALWKEPSKFDSSNIMESLPEKENILNVFHESKFDSHKKGSNCTMTSSSNTSSLEMCVNGRKNARIRQKTNVSNLKTQYKRNSIKPDQTLQDLSNKDIDLLWQLVTDNSMPLSSTEDLASGRLTSSLQSLIQKDTTTSNAELPPSKMMNMKKNLRSKPRRKFSILREKFEPKLNIHSDEESLFHSSEKISASAESVVVRNKLDTSNENIESIPEDKKNNVASTEANNSEPFRSDLIMSRTMKEKRSLFMKQVLSPPKFNTKLKHKV; translated from the exons ATGGCCGAGGTTTGTAGGCTCGGCAGTTATAATTTACAAAGAAAAACTATTAACGACCACGAAGAAAACGTTTGTTTATTAAATGTTTTGTGTGTGTTTATATCGTTGGTAACCATACTTGCTGATTTGACTACAG atgTATTAGTATTCATTGAATATTGCAAAAGTGGATATCCATACTGGGCACTGACAACTTCGATTTTTATTGTTGCGCCTAATATTATGATAAACGTTTTTTCATTAAGATGGTTTGTCATTGATCAAAAGTCCCAAATAAGACATTGGATCACTCATGGATTTCTAGTGGGATTGTTAGAAAG GTACATTATTTTCATGCACAAAGTGCTTGAATGCAAAAATGTGGAATCAATAAAAGCACTAAAGCTATTTACTCAAATAAATGATCTCATTTTATTGCATTTCTTATATGTTTTCATCGGAACTATTCCACAAATTATTTTACAAGTTTATGGAATTgttacattaaatgaaaactatcaTACAAAag CATTTGCCCTTTGTGCTTCGATTGCATCAGTGGTATGGGGATGCGCGAATTACATTTACGGCCTTTCATGGTTTGGCAGTGAGAAATTCCAATGGAATGCATTTTTACTGAAACTTGTTTGGCATTTTGGGATGCTTATCAGTCGGATTGCcggtattatattatttaccattatttttggtatatggacATTAGTGCCTTtag GCCTTCACTGGTCTGCAATGACCTTTTGGATTGTAACACAAAAAACTACGTTTTGTCCCAATAAACTAGAGGAAACATTCTACAATGTCATAATGGGGCTTGTATATTGTTTCTGTTATATTAATTTACGAGAGGGGCATACGAGATATCGCCTGATGATGTTCTACACCTTAATGGTGACACAAAATTTCggaagtttatttttgtatgtgatATCTGACTTAGAAAGGCAAAAGAAACCCTGGTCTATTGCAACTTCAACATGTGTGATTGTGGGTACTATAATAG GAATGTGCGCTATGATATTCTATTATAGATATTATCATTCTAAGGGACCTATACCATGGAAAAATGACAGCAACGatattgaattaaataacaaagtTCCAACAGCTacagaaaataaaagaaataataacaaaagtttAAATTATGTTAGGTCCTTCAAAAGCACTCAAAAGATAAAAGTTACTGAAGAAACTTCAGAAAG GAAGAATTGTGCTCAAGTACAACCAAGTGACATTGACAGTGCTGACAAAAAGTTCCTACTAGACCATTGGATTGCTAGGTCCGGAACTCCAACCTTTACATCAGCTCCAGTTGGTGATAATAGCATAGATGTTTCTAGCATAGAATTTCATACAGTGGAAAACACTCCTCAAACAGTTAGCAAAGAAGACAAAAACTTATACGAAAGGGGTAGGATGAAAACCTTAGTTAAAAAAGGCAAAGGAGCCCAAGTGTTGGATCTAACTGAGTTGACATCAAAGATATCTGCTTTTGAAAATATAGAAAGCTCTATAGATATTATCACTGCAAGTAACCTTAATTTACAAAAACGTCGTGGAATTTGTTCATCTGATGAATTAAGAGATGATTTAACAAATGAAAATTTGGATGTTTGTGAAATGGTTAATGGAGATTTTATAAAAACCTCTAAACCACAACATGGGTCTGAATTTAGTCATGATACTGATGGTTCCAATAAGAAGACATCCTCTGATTCAATAGACATGGATTTAGATTTAAGTTTCAGTGACATTAATAGTTCAGATATAAACACTTTTAACGAAAATATCGTTCAAAAGTTGTGCTTAAGTGCTTTGAGGAATATAAAAGTTGGCAACCAAGATGCTGATATTGAAAATATACAAAGGATTGCTttagatattttaaaagaaatgtaTACCCGAAAAggtaaaaacaacaaagttATGAGCTGTGAGTCATTTCCTTCAAAACAACGTGATTTAGATACACCAACTGAAATATTATCAGTCCATGATTATGAAAATATATGTGCCGTTAATATAGCACGTGAAGCGTGGGGCCTAAGATCATGGAATGGATATTCAGATATAGAAAATTGGCTTCACGACGGGAGTGTATTTAGAGATAGAAGACGTGATACATTAACTTCTGGAAGTTCCGAAATCAGTAGTTGTATATCTCAAGATTTAAAAACAGCAATTTTAGCAGCGCCGCCTTTCCCGAAAAAAGCTCCTACCTACTCCAATGTCTTCGTCAAGTTTGATCCATGTAACCAAGAAGAATACGTTGATTCGATCCTTTGCCAAACTAACGATGACACTTTTCTTGCCAAACCATGTATGGTTGACACCGGGAAAGATTATTTAGAACCAATTTTGGAAGAATTAGATGATTTAGGTGATTTAGATCCATCAAGTAAAAAGAGGCTTAATTCAGAAAGTTCCTTAGTAGCGACTATAGATGAAATACGAAAAGCGACAATTGCCAATTCGCCAAGAAATCTATATCACAATCGGAAAGATCTACATTGGTACTCTCCCGAAGAGGATGACTCTTGTAAAATGGAATGTAATCTTAAAAAAGCGTTGTGGAAAGAACCATCAAAGTTCGATTCAAGTAACATAATGGAATCTCTACcagaaaaagaaaatattctCAATGTTTTTCATGAATCCAAATTTGATTCACATAAAAAAGGATCCAATTGTACCATGACATCATCTTCTAATACTTCTTCTCTAGAAATGTGTGTTAATGGTCGGAAAAATGCTAGGATCCGACAAAAAACAAATGTGAGCAATCTTAAAACACAGTACAAAAGGAATTCCATAAAACCTGATCAAACCCTTCAAGATTTGTCAAATAAGGACATTGACTTGCTATGGCAACTGGTTACGGATAATTCCATGCCACTTAGTTCTACTGAAGACCTAGCTTCTGGAAGATTAACATCTTCATTACAATCACTCATACAAAAAGACACCACCACATCAAATGCAGAATTACCACCTTCTAAAATGATGAAcatgaaaaaaaacttaagaagTAAACCCAGACGTAAATTTTCAATTCTTAGAGAAAAGTTTGAACCTAAATTAAACATACATTCTGACGAAGAATCTTTATTCCATTCTTCAGAAAAAATATCTGCGTCAGCCGAATCAGTTGTAGTTAGAAATAAACTTGACACTAGCAACGAAAACATCGAAAGTATACcagaagataaaaaaaataatgtggcATCTACAGAAGCTAATAATTCAGAACCATTTAGATCTGATTTGATAATGTCGAGAACTATGAAGGAAAAAAGATCTTTGTTTATGAAGCAAGTTCTGAGCCCACCTAAATTTAATACAAAGTTAAAACATAAGGTTTAA